In Thunnus thynnus chromosome 4, fThuThy2.1, whole genome shotgun sequence, the DNA window ttcaagtctgtcttaaaacgaCAGTCAGGTCcacatgaacagtgaaagaggtttgtcctcgctgtaatcattcttcctgttcctACTGACTGTTAAAAGAttctcttcaaatgtgctttcaacgtaagtgatggaggccaaaatcacAGTGCGTCcacacaatatatacaataataatacaataatgttttttaatggatTATCTTCAAAGTTTAGGAGGTTTTTGAGGTGGACAAAACAGAAGAGAGGCGTCTTAAAATTGTGATAAATGTGATCATAAATATTAAAGCAGAgaacaaatgaaatgtgacagGCAGACACATCAGTAAATAGAATACACAAAAGGTAAAATTCAAAagccatttttttatttaaacgtATTCTGGAGATCTCAAAGTTTTGggaaaatgtgtctaaaatgatGCAGAAGACATGTAGAATATGTCGATATGATGGAACGGTGCAGCCATTCAAAAACATGATATAACTTATATATAGAGCTGGAACAACGtgatacacagtatatatatgatactgtcagacagactgaaataaaataacGTTTCCCTCAGTCTGACAACCAGAAGGTGAGATCTCAGTCCTCATGAAGGCAGAATACATCCTGTTTTTTACATGTCGGCTCTTATCTGAATAAACATCTTTATGTAAAAGTCATGACCTTACAGAAGGACGAACCTGTAACTTCCAACTTGTTCTGACAACTGGGAGCACTGTAATACATTTtccattaaatcatttttaaatgcatgaaaTAAAAGGAGCCAAACTTAAGTTTTAAGGATTTTTCTCTTGTGGTGTGGGACGGAAGAGTCCAAACATCTTCATCATTGTATGTTTCCTCCCAGTCAGACATTATAAAAACAGGCAGATGATGAAACTAATAacagggattaaagcaagaaaagatttgtgagcctgaaaagtttcacaggaggaaatgtgtacaatatattgaattaagtattatatgaatttaatGTTGTCTGAGAACTTCGACCCCTGTGATGAGAAAAGTCATCAATGGATTCGATGTGAGAAGAAGAGATGAGTATCCCTCCTGCTCATGATggtcattaaagttttaaaggataaggtcattttctatatttttcttattgtgaacaaatctcatgtgcagagtattgtttgtgtatccaaagcctgatatatctcattcctctgtgctgcagacctctgttgttgtccagaaaactatttaaaacacatcaacgAGCCTCACTGTTGCTCTGGGTGACGTGTTCCTTCACCCTTAAGACTGCAGTCATGTTAGtttgaatacacacaaaacacttgtAAGTATGATaattggctctgcacatgagatttagTGACACTACAAATTCAAAATCCATCACAGTTGCAGCCTTTGACAGGACAGAAAACCCTCTTCCTTCATATCAttacttacttttacttttctcaCCGCTGTTCTccagctgtgacatcacttcctttcTGTGAACCAGCTGACAAACATCACCGAGCAGTGCGGCTCTTTCTCTAAATGTCCCGTCATGTCTGATTAAATCCtatgtctgaatgacaaaaatcCACTTGAAGTCAGAAACGTTACAGATTCAAAGTCTAAAACTGGTTTTATCGTATCAGTCCTTCCTGTTGTCCTCTGTCTGTCCCCTCTGGAGCaccgttcttcttcttcttcctctcctcctcctcctcttcctcctgtatCCTCTTCTGCTCTTTATCCAGCTCCTCCTGTTCTTTGGCGTCGGCGTCCTTCAGTTTCTCTTCCACGTCGTCGGGAATCTCCACCTCCATCAGGTTCTCCATCCCCTGCTCCGGCTCGTCTCCTATCAGCACCTGGAGGAAGGAGACGGAGGGATCAGACTACGTCTTGACAAAtgcagcagacattttgacttttatagtatgaaaattagttttattgttcattatatgatgatttaagaGCTGCACTTTCTAGTAAAATGTGATTAATTTCTGATTAATTCTTCTGGATGATGATTACAAAAAATGGAGTTGTGTTTTAGGAAGGGAACTTTTATTGtggcagattttatttgtagattttgggacagaaaagttttttgtttgcagtgtgtgatgttgttaatgtaagaagttttgtttttgtctgacaaatatttcatctctttttttgtgtgtcttaaaGATGATGAGGGCTGGGAACTTGTATATGAATGTcacaactaactaactaactaacttcTATCAATGACGAAAAAGCCAATTAACAGTGGCTCTGTTATAATCAAGTGTACCAGTGAGTCAAGACCAGTATGAACAATATctggaccctgaaactgaagcatcTAAAAGGAATTCAGTCATtatcaattttattatttataactgtgttttttctactgtgacatgtcaaaggAGCTTcagtgaaaaaggcctattgtaTTGCATTAAGGCTGCaacaattatatttattattaattaagctgcagattattttttcaatttattgttttgtgtctgaaaaGTCAAAAGCCCTGATGTGTCCTTTTCTTAAACtaaaaagatatttagtttgacataaaatatcaaatcttcacattggACGAGCTGCAACCTGAGAATGTTAATAATGACCtgaaaagattaattgattttcagtctgttttcaAAACTTAGATCCTTCCTACCTGGACCAGTTTCTCACAGGCCGCTCCAACGTGGACGTCTTTCTCCCAGCGGTGAAACTCTCTCAAGATCGGATAAGCGTTCTTATCTTTTAGCGTCCGTCGGCCACTTTTGGTCGCTGTCAGCTGCACGAGAGACAAGCAGTGAAGAGCTCAACATGGAAACATGTCTAGAAATGTGCGTTTGTTGTGAGTGTTGGTTGTGAGCGTTCATTGTGTCGTACCAGAAAGAGCGTTTCCAGCAGCATCTTCCTGATGTCGGggtcttcttctctctccttgtcCTCTGGGAGGTACTGCAGGTCCACAGGCAGACCTGAACATCACATCAACGTTTGTTACTGGATAAAATTAAACGTCTCATTAGAGTTGAAACTAAACGAAGCTGGTTTCACTACACAGATGATACGACTTCATTCTGCTTTAGCTCTGAGCAGGACTTTACCCTCTAATACGTACAGTAGCTACGAGCCAATTAGATGTGAGGGTTTTCTCTAATTTTCAATAACTGTCCCGCTCATCATTTCaaggagaaataaagaaaaactgaaaatcatcATCCATTCTTAAAAGAATAACTCTGGTTTGTTCAGTGCTGCACTTTCATAAAGATGCAGGAGTCAtgagacagataaaaaaaaagattttgtctttttctccttcttttaaatatattttgtcaatCAATATTTATTACTGACAAATGTATTTCATTGCTTTGATGTTAAAGAATGTGTccttgtgtttcagtgtgatattaaaaacaaaacaaaaccaaacaaaaattcATATTCTTCTAAACCCCAAACTCTTATTACATGAAGAATGATGTAATCTGTGGCTCCTCGTGTGGAATAATAAAAGTTCAGGTAATGTGAGAGCAACActaatcaaatttatttatttatacaacatTGATTgatgtctgtttgttctggaagACGGATCCTTCCTCTGTTCCTCGctctgaggtttcttccattttttcactattaaaGTCTTTTGGGGAAGTTTTTTCTAATTCTAATCAAAGGTCTATGGATATAGAGGATGTTGAATGCTGCCTCATCACACACATAGCAAATGACACCAATCACTCCCCACATTACTTCTGTCTGGCTGAACAGATGCAGAACTTTAAGATGGAGGGGGCTGCTTTGGTAGTTTTGTCCCTTTCTTAAATAAATCACCTTGCTGAATACTACTTAtagatgcatgtgtgtgtgtttatatacagCAAATGAATGTAGAGATACAGGAAAAGGCATAAATGTGTATACAtgactgtatatttgtgtgtttttcttgtgagacATGAACACGTGCAgagtgtgaaaataaatgtaaacttCCTTTGACTCACTCAGTTAACATCTTTAACTTGACAGTTTGTTTAAACATTAGTGTTTCCATTTCTGTTGTGCAAAGTGTTCTTGCTACTGACTGtgactttacagcagaaacactTTATGAATGCAGTTGGGTTAAATGTGACAGACTGAATAAACTAATTAACTATTATAAACACACGCTCACCATCATTCTCTTCCTCACTCAGCTCCTCTGGACCTGCCAGCGGCAGCAACAGGAAAGGCAGGATGTCCACAGCGTCGCTTAGCAACCAGTCATGATGGGCTGTACAGATTGAAGAGAAGTTTAGATCACATGATTTATTCGCATTTAGTAGAGGCTACTTCCCCTGACGACTTGCTGACGTAGTTGCGGTTGGGAAGAGTAAAGTGTTTGGATTTCAATCAGTCTCGAATGCTTCTTGGATGTTTTACACGAAGCTGTTTTGACATCAGATAAGTTTCCCATCCGCCCGACACTCATgaagtctctgtgtgtgtgtctcaccgtGGTCAAAGCAACAGTTGCGCAGGGTGCCTATGACTCCGCCCCTCCTCACCGCTGATGCCTGGTACTGAGTGTAGGGCAACAACCTCTGGACTACacacctgcaacacacacacacacacacatataattactacatgctgcagcagctgcagggcCAAATGATACCAGTTTATAGATTACGATCAAACTTCCTGTGAACATTAAGGGTGTAAcggtatgtgtgtttgtcctgaACTGTTCAGTACTGTTCAGTTTGGTTTATGGCTTTCTTTGGTTCAGTATGCCCTATGACCCAAATATTACTACTGATTGAGGCTAATGCATTCCTGTGGAACACACAGAGCCTTCAAACCTGAGCACATCTGGCtaactgcagcaaaaaaaaacagacataaccGACAATATATCAGATCTGTCAGGTCTGTCTCATCTGTCTGATGATCAGCTCTTCTCCTGCAGTGTACATCAGTCACCTGTCCTTGTCCAGCATGTAGTTTCTGGCATCGGGCAGCTGCGTCAGGTTGGACAGCAGAGGACCCAGGTAGTGGAGCTTCGCCTTCTTGTTGTAACCTTCAGTGCAGAAGATCTCCACCAGCTGAGCCAGACCGACATCCTCCTGGAGGAcctgaaacaggaaaaaaacacttaatctCTCATTATGCCGCAATGTGAGCAGGGCGCGACCAGGAGACCTTGTTCTGATGACCTGGGAGGACTCATGGACTATGATTTACTGTGCAGTCCGGCTGTGTCAGGCCTTAAAGTGATTGAATTAAAATttaacaggaagccagtgtagaGAAGATAGCCCTGAGGTAAAATGAGAACACTGTGGAGTCTCAGTTAATTATTGTGCAGCGGAATTTTGAATTAAAAGTGATGGTGTTACAGCATCTTGGTTatacatattttctgttgtctGCCTGTGATATAAACCATTAGGGTCTAGATTTTGTAAAGGTTTACTGTTATATATGCACATTTCTGTTGCTTTACCAGTAATTAAGCtcacagtaaaagtaaaaatgaatgaatcagcCATTACAGCAGGATAAAAAGGGTATAAATAAACAGGACAGCTCTGAATAAAGTAATAGTATAAATGGGTTTATGGTTTGTTGGAGTATTAATGGAGTACAGCTCTATTACTGGGACCCACCTTGAACACAGTCTTGCAGGTCTTCTCATGGCGGGTCAGGTTGGACAGGATGGTGCAGATCTGATCAGAGAACAGGTAATCTGGATCCATAAGGTTCTTCAGCAACGCTGGAAGAACTTGGACATCTGTCACCAGCACCTACACCGAGACGAGAACAAAAACACCGTACATGAGATCAGCGCTGAACACGCAACATCTCTGAAGGCTGTACGgctctttttgttctgttttatttgtcaaataCCAGTTATCACAACAACCAATCACACTGGGAATGTGGAGTTTTTCACAATTCATCAATAGGAGTTAATTTAGACCCAACTACGCTGATCAATCAAGGCTGCTCACCTTGTGCAGAGTCTCGTCAGCTGACAGGTTGATGAAGATGTGGTAACAGTCCTTCACTATGGCAACAGACGGGTCAGAGGTCAGCGCAAACAGGGCAGCAAGTAAGTCAGGTTTAGAGTGGAGGAAGCGGCAGCCatctctgaaaacaaacacacaaaaagacaaatgagTTACTGAGGGAAGGTTAAGGTGGTGCACTATCAGCTGACTGACAGAGTACAAGGATGTAAATCCATCCAAATAAATACCGCAAACATCGGTGAGGAGCTTTTCTTACATGTAACCACAGTAACAGGAATAACCACAGTGATTATTCTTCCATTAAGTCTTCAAGGTTCACTCTGATTTGCCAATTTGAGTCaatgtttgtttgctttacaaATTTAGTTCTTTAAAATAATACACTTTACCAATAATcatgagaaaaactgtaaatcatcTCCTAAGTTCAATTATACTACAGTTCAGCGCACCTGCAGAGTAGCCGCCCCCCTTAAAAAGATCCTACTTCAAGTCTCATTTTTTACCTTCAGACTGTGCGACAACAACGATCACGTAAGTTCATCGGATGTCACATTGTGTGAGACGCCTACAATAAAATCTTGGTcacaatctgtgtcagactgtacgATGATAACTTGAGGCTTTCAGATTGTGCGCTGAATGTGTGGTGAATCATAGCGATGTGATGTAAAcagaaaaagtaaatgaaagcagAGACATCAGTTCGTGTCGTCCATCTGAGCCGCtcatgtgttttaaaaatgcagcaatGGCACACAaacttgttttccttttcacttccattgttttggtttttgtgaaCATATTAAGGAGAACAAGTGTTTTCTCCCAGagctttattaaaaaaaaaactgcacttgGACAAATGTCATGCTGGACAGTTTATTCTGTCATTTCATGTtgtgttctgattggtttgtttgtagatGTGGGTTATAGCAGCcgtcacattgtgagaatttggtcttaaatttcTGACACTGTCACATTTTGACCTCAGGCTGTTTTTGGTCACCAAACTCCAATTCAGTCGTCTGTGGACGAGTCTCACGGTGCGAGCTAACAGCACCGTTTTTGATTGACAACCAAAGATTTTACCATGTTTCTCTCACAATCGTCAACTTTTGTCTCAGAAAGcccaaaatcacatttgaaaacactctctgacattaaaacacacactcataatgaGTGTCCTGCCCATAGTTCAGTTATACAATCCTAATGCACTTTTGAGCACCTCTCCTGTCAACCATCATGTGGATCACATTGTAAGGCAGTAGACGAGGTTCAGGACTAGTCTAGCATTTGTATCAGAGCTGAGagcatcatcctcctcctcctcctcctcatacCTGTGTCCAGACAGTCCCAGGAGGTATTCGGTGGCGTGACCTTTGACATCAGGTCGTGTACTGGGGGTCAGGAAGGAGAGCAGCTCTGCAGCCTCAGAATCACTCAGCATCTTCTAACTGTGTCTGATAAACAGCAAGAAAACCAACATCAGCACAGACAACATTTAATGTACTGATACTTTATACAAGCCTCACTGAAATCAGTAAAAACCAAACTCAGCATGAATGAAAACCATAATAATATAACATACCATATATTATCCATGGCTGCTACAGTCTGATATGAAACTCAAACATAAGCTTGTATTAAGCTGCATTTTGGTGTTTAATTCTGCATTAGGTTGGTAAGTTTTATAAGCCATTAAAACTTCTGATtttgacaaagagaaaaataaacttaGACTTAAGAGTAAAGTTGAAATTCACTgataaattcaaatttaagaCAACCTGATGACCTTGTGGCCTGATATTTCTACAACTAAAACTTAATACGagaaaatattgtaataattaGTTTATAACAGTCACTATAATTGGAATATCAAACCAACATGCATAATATCACAAACcttataaacaaattatttcaaTTTTCAGTCCACCCTccctgaaatgtgaccccgactacacgcTGCTTTTTGTAagtcatctttaacaatgtgttgtatttttaaagcttgttatattatccattgtgtcaaatcttcatctgagaagtaactaaagctgtcaaataagtatagtggagtagaaagtacaatatttcccactgaaatgtagtggagtggaagtattaagtagcatcaaatggaaatactcaagtaaagctacaagtacctcaacattgtacttaagtacagtacttaagttACTTTCTACCTCTGTATATGAAGACTAgtttatgaaaatgtttgttaCAGACTCAGCTTGTTAACACTGTTATTAGTTTTTCTTTCTACACTGACATTACATTCAAAGATCTGTGTGAACAGCTGATATCTGTGTCATAAAACAGCGaatcatttctgcttttatctCAACATAACTGCTtgaatattaattaaataaagacGCTGTAAAGAATAACGTGTGTGTTTAACGCAGCTCAGTCCACGCTGTTGTTTACTTCAGCATGGTTTGTTGTCATGTTGGACAGGCTAACTACATGTTAGCTACAACAGCTAAAGTTAAATTATTGGCTACCTGCTTCTCACACATGTACAAAACTACATTTTCAGGTAGACAGTACAAGTTTGACACAATCGTTAGCCTtcagttatcttttttttttccagtataaAAAACATCTTACCTTAGTTTAGCTATAGGGTTTGTCCAGTTTTCATGTCTCAGTTAGACCTCCTCTATATTTCTCTACTAACATCACACATCAGCTCAGGCACATGTGGACGCTACAGGACTGCAACTTCAACCTGAACCAATCCCGTCGTGTCGCTCtagatggtaaccctagatttgcggaactctcgcgagatttgtACCCGCTGTTCATTCAGTGTGTGCGTTGTTTGTCattgtacaaaataataatgttttatagtGT includes these proteins:
- the hgh1 gene encoding protein HGH1 homolog; protein product: MLSDSEAAELLSFLTPSTRPDVKGHATEYLLGLSGHRDGCRFLHSKPDLLAALFALTSDPSVAIVKDCYHIFINLSADETLHKVLVTDVQVLPALLKNLMDPDYLFSDQICTILSNLTRHEKTCKTVFKVLQEDVGLAQLVEIFCTEGYNKKAKLHYLGPLLSNLTQLPDARNYMLDKDRCVVQRLLPYTQYQASAVRRGGVIGTLRNCCFDHAHHDWLLSDAVDILPFLLLPLAGPEELSEEENDGLPVDLQYLPEDKEREEDPDIRKMLLETLFLLTATKSGRRTLKDKNAYPILREFHRWEKDVHVGAACEKLVQVLIGDEPEQGMENLMEVEIPDDVEEKLKDADAKEQEELDKEQKRIQEEEEEEERKKKKNGAPEGTDRGQQEGLIR